GTTGACCCTAAGAGGTGCTTGGGACAAAGTGCGTGAAGATGCTATCCTGAAATTTATGGTAGTAGGGGTTACTAGCTACGGTATGGCAACTTTTGAAGGGCCAATGCTTTCTTTGAAAAACGTGAACGCGATTGCTCACTTTACCGACTGGATTGTAGCACACGTACACGTAGGAGCTTTGGGCTGGAATGGATTTTTGAGTTTTGCTATTTTGTATTGGCTGATTCCACGCATTTATCATACTAATATTTTCTCTAAAAAATTAATCAACGTACACTTCTGGATTGGTACTTTGGGTATTTTGTTCTATGCTGTACCCATGTATATCTCGGGTTTTACACAGGGTATGATGTGGAAAGAGTTTGCTCCAGAAGGAACTTTGAAATACGGTAACTTCTTAGAAACTACTTTGCAGGTATTACCAATGCACGCAATGAGGGCATTTGGTGGATTGTTATACTTGTCAGGTGCTATTTTGATGGCCTACAACTTGTTCAAAACAATGGCACAAGGTACATTGGAAGCCAACGAACCAGCAGAAGCTCCAGCTCTTACAGCCGAATTTGTACCACAAGGTAGCGACAAATACTGGCACCGTTGGTTTGAGCGTAAGCCACTGCCATTATTGGTAGGCTCGTTAGTAGTGATTTTGATAGGTTCATTTATCGAATTGATACCAACCTTTATGGTAAAATCGAATGTAGAAAGTATAGCGGCGGTACAGCCTTATACACCATTAGAACTGGAAGGACGTGATTTGTATATCAGAGAAGGTTGTGTAAGTTGTCATAGCCAAATGGTAAGACCATTCAGAAGTGAAACCGAACGTTATGGCCAATATTCAAAAGGCGGAGAGTTTGTATACGACCATCCGTTCTTGTGGGGGTCAAAAAGAACAGGGCCAGATTTGCACCGTGAAGGTGGTAAATACCCCGATTCGTGGCACTATCACCACATGCGTGAGCCTTCATCAATGTCGCCAGGATCTATTATGCCAAACTACGCTTGGTTGCTTGAACAAAAATTGGACGTGTCCAACTTACAGGATAAGCTAAAAGCTATGAAGAAATTGGGTGTGCCCTACGACGACTACCAATTGCTAAAAGCTCAAGAGGATCTGGAAACACAAGCAAAAGGTATTGCTGACAACCTAGCCAAAGAAGGCGTGAAGGTGTCGGCCGACAAAGAGATTATTGCCTTGATTGCCTATTTGCAAAGAATAGGAACTGATATTAAAAAATCAGAAGCCGCAGCAAATTAAGAAAAGGCCATAACAGACAAAGCGTTATGAGTGCCAATAAAAATTAATTCGCACTCATAACCAATCTGTTGGCTTGTATTTCCTCAAAGCTTTAAATCCTAACAACCATGTTTAAGCAATTTATTGATAAAGTTGAAGGAGCTGATACCTTTATGATTACTTCTTTTATCATATTTATGGCGTTTTTTGTGGTAGTGAGTTTGTATTTGTTTGTCATGGACAAAAACTACCTTACCAAAATGCAAAACCTACCTCTTGAGGATAATCAAGATGACTATAAAGACGTAATTTCTATCTGATAACCTTCCTTAATTGACGATATATCCAATGAAGCGAATATCTATTTTACTCACGCTATGTCTGGCATCGTTCTCGATGTTGGCCGCAGAAACAACAAACAATTCCTTTTTGCCAAGTATTAAATCTGGCCAAGAGCTATTTTTGATTAGCCTTTTAGGAATTATGACCATGATTTGTTTGGTAATTGTAGTGGTAACACTCAATTTGAATGGACAGATTCGTAACTTAATCAAACCTAAAGTAGAGGTAAGCGACGAGTACGAAAAAGCCATGCAAAACCGTACTTTTTGGCAAAAGCTTTGGAGTCTTAAACCTATTGCTTTTGAAAAAGACCAAATGCTTGAACACCAATACGATGGCATCGCCGAACTCGACAACCCTACACCCCCTTGGTTTATGTATTTGTTTTATATTACCATTGTAGTAGCGGTAGTGTATATGTTTGGCTATCATATTGTTGGAAATGGACAAATCATGAACAACGAGTATTCGGAAGAGGTAGCTATTGCCGAAAAAGCAAGAGAAGAATACATGAAAAAATTTGCCAACTCGGTAAATGAAGATAACGTAAAAGCTCTTACAGAAGTAAAAGCACTAGAAGATGGTAAAAAGATTTATACCCAAAACTGTGTGGCTTGTCATGGTGCCAACGGCGAGGGGGTGGTTGGGCCAAACCTTACCGATGAATATTGGTTGCATGGTGGTACTATCAAAAATCTTTTCCATACTATTACTGAAGGTGTACCCGAAAAAGGGATGATTTCATGGAAAAAATCGTTGAATCCTATTCAAATTCAACAAGTTTCAAGCTACATTCTTTCTATTCAAGGGTCTAAGCCAGCAAATGCCAAAGAACCTCAGGGCGAAAAAATGGTAGCCGAAACTGCTAGTACAAAGTAACAAAGTACGTAAAAAATAATAGGGTTGTAGCTAATTACAGGCCAAATGGCTAGTTTGCAACGACTCAGTGACAACTAGCTTGCAAAAGAAAATAGACAGTCTACATAAGGTTTAACCTTATAGCTCATTCATTGTGAATAAAGGCAAATTTGCCTATTGCTAACCCTTATTATGGTGTTCGTGTTTCAGATAATCTTGGGTAGTGCTGGATTATACTGACCACGAACACTTTTTTTATGAAAAACGCTAAATAGACTTAGCATTGGGGTATTTAATTCATTAAAATTATGAAATCAGCTAATATCAATACCGACGAATTTCGGGACCACTTGTCAAATGTAACAGATACTGGGAAAAGAATCTGGATTTATCCACGAATAGTAAAAGGGCAACTCTACAAGCTAAGAACCTATTTTTCTTGGTTGTTATTAGGATTGCTTTT
The DNA window shown above is from Flectobacillus major DSM 103 and carries:
- the ccoN gene encoding cytochrome-c oxidase, cbb3-type subunit I: MSAISTHIERFEYDNRIVRNFAVATIIWGIVGMLVGVIVASQLFKPELNVTQYGTFGRLRPLHTNAVIFAFVGNAIFMGVYYSLQRLCKARMFSDLLSKIHFWGWQLIIVAAAITLPLGLTSSKEYAELEWPIDIAITLIWVVFGINMFGTIFKRRERHLYVAIWFYIATFVTVAVLHITNSMALPVSFLKSYSLYAGVQDALVQWWYGHNAVAFFLTTPFLGLMYYYLPKMANRPVYSYKLSILHFWALIFIYIWAGPHHLLYTSLPDWAQSLGTVFSIMLIAPSWGGMINGLLTLRGAWDKVREDAILKFMVVGVTSYGMATFEGPMLSLKNVNAIAHFTDWIVAHVHVGALGWNGFLSFAILYWLIPRIYHTNIFSKKLINVHFWIGTLGILFYAVPMYISGFTQGMMWKEFAPEGTLKYGNFLETTLQVLPMHAMRAFGGLLYLSGAILMAYNLFKTMAQGTLEANEPAEAPALTAEFVPQGSDKYWHRWFERKPLPLLVGSLVVILIGSFIELIPTFMVKSNVESIAAVQPYTPLELEGRDLYIREGCVSCHSQMVRPFRSETERYGQYSKGGEFVYDHPFLWGSKRTGPDLHREGGKYPDSWHYHHMREPSSMSPGSIMPNYAWLLEQKLDVSNLQDKLKAMKKLGVPYDDYQLLKAQEDLETQAKGIADNLAKEGVKVSADKEIIALIAYLQRIGTDIKKSEAAAN
- a CDS encoding cbb3-type cytochrome c oxidase N-terminal domain-containing protein, with the translated sequence MKRISILLTLCLASFSMLAAETTNNSFLPSIKSGQELFLISLLGIMTMICLVIVVVTLNLNGQIRNLIKPKVEVSDEYEKAMQNRTFWQKLWSLKPIAFEKDQMLEHQYDGIAELDNPTPPWFMYLFYITIVVAVVYMFGYHIVGNGQIMNNEYSEEVAIAEKAREEYMKKFANSVNEDNVKALTEVKALEDGKKIYTQNCVACHGANGEGVVGPNLTDEYWLHGGTIKNLFHTITEGVPEKGMISWKKSLNPIQIQQVSSYILSIQGSKPANAKEPQGEKMVAETASTK